The DNA region CTGCGCGCCGAGATGTTCGCCAAGGGGCAGCCGGTGGCCCCCTACAACACGACGCAGTTCCTGATGGAGGACCACGACCAGGAGGAGCCCGACCTGAAGACGGGGCTGTacccgcggcgggcggccgccAAGGCGGAGGACACGAGCGAGGAGGATTTCCtggaggaggcggcggaggaggaggacgggggcAGCGACGGGATGGGGGGGGACGGCAGCGAGTTTCTGCAGCGGGACTTCTCGGAGACGTACGAGCGGTACCATGTGGAGAGCCTGCAGAACATGAGCAAGCAGGAGCTGGTGAAGGAGTACCTGGAGCTGGAGAAGTGCCTCTCCCGCATGGAGGAGGAGAACAAccggctgcggctggaggggaagaagcacggcggggggggggaggaggcggcgcggctgcggcagctggagctggaggtggACAGGTTGCGGGCCGAGAACCTGCGGCTGCTGCGGGAGCGGGACCGGCCCGCGCCGGAGAAGGGACCCTGCAAGCCGGGGGAGTGACCTGGGGAGGGGCTttttacggggggggggggggggggcacagtcGCTGCGGGGGCGCCGCGGaccctgagggggggggggggcgaggccgctcccctccccctcttTAGGTGGCtgtggcgggggggtgggggggggtcggTGTATCGGTGATATTcggttgattttattttaaatgtttcttttgtgtctaaaccaaaaaaaaaaaaaaaaaaaaaaaatccccaggaaAGCTGTAAATTGGCCAAAActgactataaaaaaaaaattatagaggTCTAATAAATTTAATTACTTGTAACTGTAACGGTTCTGGTGTGATTTCTGGAAAATCTTCCAAAGGGCGTTCCGGAGGGGAACACCTCGGGAATTATTTTGATGCTGTTCGAGCTGCTCCGTGGTGGTGTTTGGTTAAAATGAGCTGGAATTCCCCACTTTGCCCTTTTTTTTgttacacacaccccccccccccattttaaattctgctgctgctctgtcagcTGCAGGCGTTGCCGTGATCCCAGCCCGGGGGTCGCTGGGTGCTGCCGACACCTCCTGGGTGCAGGAACAAGCTGAAGGCTCGCTGGAACCGAACTCTGCTTCcccccagggctggaggaggccggGTCGGTGAACTGGAATCTGGGCAAAAACTGCCGGAAAATGGACTTCAAGCTAcaagtgagggggggggaaacttCTGGAGCAGCTCAGGGAAAAGTTTTGGTCGTCAGCACTTGGCCTCCGAAATGGCTGACGAGGAGGGAGCGGGGCAAGGCGACGGCCGAACCTCCCCGTGCCCCGCTGCCGCACCTGAGAGCGGCCGgaggagggaaaagcagcagctccagggggctgcaggggactTTTTTGGGGAAAACGGGTAAATTAAAGGGTAAGGTAATGGAGGGGCCCGAGCCTGCTCTGGGCTGTGCCGAGGCGTAATCGAAGGGGGTAGGGGTCGAAGTGGGGCGTGGGTGTCAGTGGAATTGTACCTGGGGAGCCGGGGGACCACGAAaaccggggagggggaggcaaaGGCATGGGGGTGGGCACCCAGGCGGGGGCATCTGAAATTGGGGCTCGAAGGATCACGCCGGATTTTTAACCAGAGTCTGGCAAAAAAACAATCTGCTCCGGGGCCTGGGCTGGCGTCGCCGCTCGGCTCCGGCGGGGAAGGACGGGAACCCTTTGAGGGCTGGAGAGCGCGGCAGCCGCCCGCGCTGCCATGACATCACCGGGCAGAGCCCGCGCCCGGtgcggcggcggagggcggcAGCACCGAGCCAGGCCGGCGGCGAGCGCGTCGGCATCGCGCTGGCCGCGACGGAGCGGCACCGAGCCCACCTCGCTCGTCCcgggagctgctttctgcagttttATCCCCCCCAGGAGCGAGTCCCTCTCCGGAGCCGTGCTGCCCGCGGGTTTCATTTTCTCCGGGCACGGGACAAGCGCAGGCGCGTGTCCGATGGCGACGCCGCCGGCCGCGGTGCTGCGCGGCACCAGTACCACGCAGCGCAGGTCCCAGCGCCAACAGCGGAACATCAGGACACGTGGGCAGGCGCAGGCAGCGCGACGGCTGGGGCCGCGCTCGGCGCACCCGCGGGGTTTGCCCTCAGCCACTGTCCCTGAACCTGTCCCCTTCACTCCTGGGAATAAAGCGTTGAGCTGCAACTGCTTTACgaaacagaactttaaaaaaaaataatcctgaaagTACCGTAACGGTAACTCTCCAACCCGCTCTGGCTCCACCAACTCTTCCCACTTCGTTTTGTTTTAACGAAGACGAGTGTCGACGGGAGCCGGGTCACCCCGCTGCCGCAGGTGCGGACGCGCGGCACGGCTCCTCGCGGAGGCTCCCTCCAGCGCCCGCGTCCAAACCCCCCGGCAGACGCGGACTGACGGCGTGCGGGGACCTGTGAAAGCCCCGCACGCATCAGTGACGGACGGGGAGCTCgtccccgcgccgcggccccggccgagGGCAGAGCTCGCCCGCCTGAGCCCCCCTGCCGGCTCCGGAGCCCGGCCGAGGGGACGCGCTCCACTGCAGCCCGGCTGGTCGAGAGGAACAAATAAAATCTTCGAGATGGCCGGAGAGAAAGGTGCCGCAGCGCTGGCTGTGACGCGGTGTCAGAGGGCAGCAATTCGTCCCTCCTGACAAGCGGGCAGCGCGCGGTCTTAACGAGTCGAGGGCAAGGCAGCCGCGCCTGCCAACCCTCGGCAGcgcatccctcccctccccaccgccgCTGTGCTC from Opisthocomus hoazin isolate bOpiHoa1 chromosome 26, bOpiHoa1.hap1, whole genome shotgun sequence includes:
- the HEXIM1 gene encoding protein HEXIM1, whose product is MADEAPAEPGPQPQREPEPEPRPEPEPEAADEEAARLPAPVPQEEQEEAAAAAGGAEGRPAAGGAARPGLGPRYRAAVGRAEEWPAKKKHRRRPSKKKRRWKPYSKLSWEEKQQFDERQSLRASRLRAEMFAKGQPVAPYNTTQFLMEDHDQEEPDLKTGLYPRRAAAKAEDTSEEDFLEEAAEEEDGGSDGMGGDGSEFLQRDFSETYERYHVESLQNMSKQELVKEYLELEKCLSRMEEENNRLRLEGKKHGGGGEEAARLRQLELEVDRLRAENLRLLRERDRPAPEKGPCKPGE